Genomic segment of Peribacillus frigoritolerans:
TGTTTAGATGAAGAAATTAGTTCGATTGCAACACAGCTAATTATTGCCCCAAACAGCCCCTTGTATAATAAAGGAACGTTAATTGGCAAAAGAACTAAAGAAAAGCATATTACTTTACAAAATGTATATAACTTTCTTTTGTTATTAATTAAAAATACAAAGATTGCCGAATTACCTAAGGAAAAAATACTTAATAAATTCTTACTTATTTTAATTGTATAAAGGAGTTGTTACCTGTTGAATGGAGTGATTATAAGCAATATAGACCAACCATATAGTTTGTTTAAATGCTTTGCTATAGCCGGCAATAAAATTATTCCTTCAAATTATAATTTTGTTTCTAACCAGTTAAACATTAAAGAAGTAAATAAAGGAATGAGCAGTATAAAGATATTTGATTGGTCTAGTGAAGGAACATTGAAATATCTAAAAGGTGCTAGTGGTTCTAAACTGTTAGCTAAAAGATATCATTGCATCTGTAGAAAAATAATTCTTGAATTCCCCATTTTCAAATATTAAAATGGCCGAATAATCTCTTTGGAGGGAACTTTCCAGCTCAGTTTATGTATGTATTGTGCTAAAACATCTGTTAAAAAAAGAATCAACTGTAGCTTTGAAAAAAAGACTGATCAAAGTTTATTCATACAGGCAACGATCGCCACTTTGGCTGGCTTTCCTTCCGATTTTTTCTTATCCAAAGAAAGCTTTAAGCTTTTTGCTCCTTGAACTTCTTATGCCACATAGTACGGCAAGATACAGAGAATGACGTAGTCTGCTCGAACCTCTTTTAGTCATACGATTAATGGTTGCCGTAAACTTACCCGATGAGTGAACACTTGGATCAACTCCAACGAAGGCAACCAGTTTTTTCGGGTAATTAAACCGATCGATTTCACCAATTTCAGAGATAATCGTGGCTGCGATTTTTTCTCCGATACCGGGAATCGATTGGATGATCTTATATTCTTCCAGTTCATTTGCCAGGGCCACTATACGATCTTCCAAATCAGAAAGGTGTCCCTGGTATTGAAAAAGCAACTCAATATACATACGAAGATTGATTACGTGACTTTCATACACGCTTTTTTGAAATGGATTTCGAGATGCGGAATCCATTATTTTTTTTGCTTTTTACCTTGCCCATTCACCCGATCGGCTTGAACAGAACTCTATAACACTCTCTGCTAGTCTACTTTCTCCGGCTGTTAATACCGCCTCTGAAGTGGGATATTCCTTTAACATCAATAAAGAAACCTTCAAAGAAACCTTCGAATATAGATCCCCAAAAACCTTCCGGTATTCAGGACGATTTCCTGTTGTCTGGACAAATTCCGAAGGTCTAATAGCTGAATTCCTCTAATTTTATGGCTAACATGTCTTGCAATGATAAAAAGATAACAAAAAAATTAAAAAACGTTACAACCATAATATCACCTTGCTTCATTTTTCTTTTATTGTAACATTCATCTTCAACTCCCTCAGTGGGGTCTCCTTTGCTTTATTTTAATAATTTTATTTGTGCCCCAGCTACAAAAGTTGAATTTATCTTTACTTTATTTATCCGTAAATAGAAGGAACACATATTCATCTTTACAAGTGAATAAGATGTAAAAATCTATTCAATGGGGGAGAAGGTTTGCCTAATAACATAAATTATCAATTAACGACTCAACAAATGATTAGCATTATTAGAAATGGTCTTAAAAAGTCGCAAGTTCCCAAACATATTACTATTGTTGGCGCAGGACTAGCAGGACTGGTTGCGGCTTCTCTTTTGCAGGAGGCCGGGCACAACGTCACAATCCTTGAAGCAAACAACAGGGTAGGCGGACGTGCCTATACCATACGCTCCCCCTTTAGTAATGGGCTTTATTTTAACCTAGGCCCAATGCGTATTCCTGATGTTCATTTTTTGACCTTAGAGTATATTAAAAAATTCGGGCTAACCCTAAACCTGTTTATTAACCGAACTCCAATGGATATTCTTTATCTCAATGGAATCAAAACACGTCTTAACATTTTTGAACGTTCTCCTGGTATTCTAAACTATCCCGTTGCCCCAAATGAAAGAGGTAAAAGCGCAGAGAAGCTGGTGAAATTAGCTACACAGCCAATTCTCGATTTTATTAAACAAGACCCAACGAGAAATTGGCATCTCGTAGAAAAAGAATTTAAAAACTACTCACTAGGTACTTTCTTAAACTCTTACCATTATCAATATGGAACGACTTTTTCAGATGGCGCGGTTGATATGATCGGTGTACTCCTTGACTTAGAAGCATATATGGGGATGTCATTTATTGAAGTTTTGCGAGAAGAAGCGTCCTTCAGAGCAAATCGTTTTTATGAGATAACCGGTGGTATGGATCTGCTGCCAAAGGCATTTCTCCCGCAAATAAAAGATGTTATTATGTTCAATCAAAGGATGACGAAAATTGTCCAACATAACAACAGAGTAACCATCCATTCCACCCATCAGCACACCTTAGAGGATTCAACCATAACTGGTGATCTTGCCATCATAACCATCCCCTTTTCAGTGTTACGATTTGTGAAAGTTGTACCATACCATTCTTTTTCCTATTATAAACGGAGAGCGATTCGTGAACTGAACTATATGAGCGCAACAAAAATCGGAATCGAGTTTAAAAGCAGGTTTTGGGAAAGACACCATCAATATGGTGGTAAATCCATAACTGACCTTCCGATTCGATTCACTTATTATCCAAGTCAGGGGATTGGTACAAAAGGACCTGCTGTGGTTTTGGCAAGCTATACATGGGCGGATGAGGCTTTAACATGGAACGGTCTATCCAACGAAAATCGCATTCAATATGCTTTAAAGAACTTAGCTGAAATTTACGGAGACCAAGTCTATTCTGAGTTTGTGTCAGGAACTTCCTTTAGTTGGGTCGATAATGAATATTCTTCTGGTGCTTTCACTGCTTTTGAACCAGGTCAGGAAACAGATTTGCATCCTTATATCCCTATACCTGAAGGAAGAGTGCACTTTGCCGGTGAACATACTTCGCTTACCCACGCTTGGATGCAAGGGGCGATTGAATCTGGAATACGGGTTGCATATGAAGTGAATGACTTGCCAAAATAAACAGGAAAAATAGATAATTTAGGACTTATAGAAATTTTTTATACAAATAAACTGCCTCTTTAGGTGCATAAAGAAAAAGCTGCCTTAAAGACAGCTCCGATCTTCAGCTAAACCAGCTAATAGGATGTCAATATCTTTCTCTAAAATTTTCATTTCCATTATGATATACTATTTTTGGCCATGCCAAATAACCCTCCAAAACCCTTTTGGAGGATTTTTCTCTGTTTCATAAAACCGTTAATCAGGATAAATCTAGGAATGCTTCTTTTCTCTTTAATAAAGCGTAAACCCAATGAAGAAGTTTATTCATACAGGCAACGATCGCCACTTTGGCTGGCTTTCCTTCCGATTTTTTCTTATCAAAGAAAGCTTTAAGCTTTTTGTTCCTTGAACTCCTTATGCCGCATAGTACAGCAAGATACAGAGAATGACGTAGTCTGCTCGAACCTCTTTTTGTCATACGATTAATGGTTGCCGTAAACTTACCCGATGAGTGAACACTTGGATCTACTCCAGCGAAGGCAACCAGTTTTTTCGGGTAATTAAACCGATCGATTTCACCAATTTCAGAGATAATCGTGGCTGCGATTTTTTCTCCGATACCGGGAATCGATTGGATGATCTTATATTCTTCCAGTTCATTTGCCAGGGCCACTATACGATCTTCCAAATCAGAAAGGTGTCCCTGGTATTGAAAAAGCAACTCAATATACATACGAAGATTGATTACGTGACTTTCATACACGCTTTTTTGAAATGGATTTCGAGATGCGGAATCCATTATTTTTTTTGCTTTTTCCCTTGCCCATTCACCCGATCGGCTTGAACAGAACTCTATAACACTCTCTGCTAGTCTACTTTCTCCGGCTGTTAATACCGCCTCTGAAGTGGGATATTCCTTTAACATCAATAAAGAAACCTTCGAATATAGATCCCCAAAAACCTTCCGGTATTCAGGAAACACTTGATCTAAAATGGTGTGAAACTGAAGTTTAGCTTCCACATACATATTCGTTACGATTTCCTGTTGTCTGGAAAAATTCCGAAGGTCTAATAGCTGAATTCCTCTAATTTTATGAGGTTCTAAATCCTCTTTGTAATACAGCACACACAACTGGTACGCATCGATAGCGTCTGTTTTTACCTTCCGTAAACTGGACTTCTTTGCCTGATAAGAAATAATCGGATTTAGTAAGATATATAGAATCCCTTGATCCTCCAGGTATTGAATAACGGGAGAATGGTAATGCCCTGTAGATTCTAAAATGACCATAGGCATCTGCCCTGTCACCTCTTCAATTTCTTTTAGAAATTCTAAAAAATGATCTAACTCCTCTTTGATATGCTTCATTGAAAAGCTCTTCCCATACGGTTTAGATTGATCTAAGAATGCCTGAACTTGGCTCTCTCCTTTTGCCACATCCAGACCAACAACTGGATTCATTATCTTTACCTCCTCTACTTATTAACCAGTACCCCTAGTCCTCCATGTAGTGTCATAGCTTCGCTTGTTATTCGAGATCTGCGTCCCAACCAGCCTCAAACATGTTTCTACAAGTAGGGGGCGGACAGTTTAGTTCACGGGATCAAGTCCCACGCACCCGTACGTCCTACCCTGGCTACTGATATAATAGATTCTATTAAAAAAAGGTCAACCAGTAATTTTTACTGGTCGACCTTTTAATACGAACGCACCCGTTAGTTCATTAAGAACCTTGATACTATGTTAATTAGTAAATACTTCCGTATTTGGAACGTTCATCGAGTATTGCATAAGCTATAAACAGTACGTAATAACTTATATTAAACAATGCAAGCATAAAACGTTGCTTATTGTTACTTGCACCAAACGCAATTATAAACCCTGCAAAAGGCCCGATTTGCCCAATCATCCAAATAGGATTAGCCGAGCCGCCTATTTCTAACGTAGCTTCATTCAATGCGGTTAAAAAGGCAAAAGGCACCCACGCTAATGATAATTTAGCCCATTTATTCAAAATGTCACCCCTATTCCATCTCCAAAAGTCCCCAATAAAATTGACCATAATTATAACGTATCTCTCTTGAAGTATCCTGCCCCGATAGTTTCATAAAGAAAAAGCTACCATAAAGACAGCTCTAATCTTCAGCTAACGCATCTGTTGCTTAATAAAGTTATTTTAATTCATTGACTAAGAATTCCTTATGAAAATGGGATAAATCAAGCAATTCAAAGCTTCGATTATTTATTAACTTAGTAAGGATGTTTACTTCATCCCAAGCTGAATCATAAAGAGATTTATCAATAATTCCATTAAGAAAAGCCTCTTCAAGCTCATCAGCATCTTTTTGAATTACTTCTCCAGAAGGTAACAAAATAATATCTAAATACAAATCATCCAAATAGGGAATATCATTATCTACTCCATTGCCTAGGCAAACATCAATATACCATTGCACTATATTCCCATTATTATCAAACATTGTTGTTACTGAATGCTTTTTTTTTACGGGAAATTGTTGAAGCCACATGTAACCATTATCAACAATACATATATTCTTATCCTCATACCAAACGGATAATGGTTTAGCAACTTTAATTGTATGTAATAAAGTTATATAACCCTTAAATTCTTTAGTATCAAGAAACGCTTGTGCATATTTTCTATCCAAGACACGTTTCCATTCTGAACGGTTTCCATATTTTCTCTTTAGCATCTTCATCCCCCAAACCGAAAATTATTTACCTAATTATAACATTCGAATTTAAGTGAATTGCTAAAAAATGGGTGATTTCTTCTTCAACTAAACTGCCCCTTTAGTTCAAAAGCCACCGAATGGTAGCCCCTGATCTCAACTACCGAACCTTGTAGTTGTAGAATTTTCTATTTGGAATTTATGTAATAAACCAGATTATCAGTCCATTCACCAAATTCAAAAATAAATCCTTTTCTTATGCATTCAAACTCCATTCCTACATTCTCTGCTAACTTATAAGAAGGTGTGTTATCAACGTTTATATGAGCCTCAATTCGGTGGAAATTCAAGTCTTTAAAGGCGATATTAAGGGCTTCTTTTACTGCCTCTTTACAATAACCATTTCTCCAATATTGATTATGGATATTGTAACCTATCCTACCCCATTGAAAGTCACTTCTCTCTAAGGTGGAAAAATCTATCGTTCCAAGATGTGTACCGTCTTCTTTCCTAAAGACACCAAAAACATATGCTATATCATCCACTGCTAATTCTTGATGTTTTCCCACTAAGTTGGTAAACCATTCCTCTGAACATTCACTCATATCAATCTTCCCTTGATCATACCTGTGTTGAGATGGAAGTCTATTTTTAAATTCGCTAAGCCAATTTTTAAAATCATTTTCCTTTAATGGTCTTATTACTAATCTTTCTGTTTCTGAAACGCTGTCAAATTTGTTCAAATAAAACAACCTTTCTATTTAGGTCTTTTCTTAACTCTTAAAATCTCTCCATTTCAAAATAAATCCAATTATTAACTATTCGCCTTAACAGTATTAATCCCTTTTTGTAACGTATTCAATCTTCAACTAACCTGCCCCGATAGTTCCATAAGGGGTACCGCCAACATTTCGGAAATTTTGTACGCTAACTGAGCAAAAAAAAGTCGTATTCCTCTAATGCTAAGGAATCGACTTTTTAATTTAGCTTGTACAGCTAACGTCCCCTTTTAGTTTACTTTAGCTTGAGAATTATTTTCCCTTTAGCTTTTCCATTCTCTGAATATACCAATGCTTCGTTCGCTTTGTCAAAAGCGAAAACACGATCTATAATCGGTTTAATTTTCTCGGTTTCAAGTAGTTCAGATAGAATCTTTAATTGCTTTCCACTATGTTGCATAAAAAGAAATGTGTATTCTATATCATGTTTCTTTTCTAATTTCGTTATTTTTGAACTGACTAATGAGAGAATTGTTTTCTTAATTAGACCAAGTCCCATTTCTTTTGCGAAACGACCATTCGGAGTTCCAGCGATAGAAACAATTTTACCCCCTTTTTTTACTGTCAAAAATGACTTCTCTAATGTTTCACCTCCAACACTATCAATTACTGCGTCATAATCTTTTATGACGTCTTCGAAATTCACAGATTTATAGTTAATAATTTTATCTGCTCCAAGTGATTTGGTTAATTCAATTCCTTCGCTAGAAGTTGTTGCAACATACGCTCCCATTTCTTTTGCTAATTGGATCGCAAATGTTCCTACTCCACCAGAACCAGCGTGAATGAGGATTTTTTGCCCTTTTTTTATACTCAATATGTCATGAAGAGCTTGGTAGGATGTTAGTCCAACTAGTGGAATTGAAGCAGCTTCTTCAAATGTAAGATTTTTAGGTTTCAAGGCAATATCTTCTTCATGAACAGAAAAGTACTCCGTAAATGTCCCCATGTTCTCCGCACGAGGACGACCGTACACTTCATCCCCTACCTTAAACTTATTTACATCTTTTCCTACTTTGGTTATTATCCCACTGAAATCATTTCCCAACGTCAAAGGCATATTGTATTTTAACAATAATTTTAGTTCTCCCTTCCGCACCTTTGTATCAAGTGGATTAATGCTTGCTGCATGAACTTCAACTAGAACTTCGCTGTTTCCAACTTGTGGTATAGGTCGTTCAATAAAGGTAGGGGATTCATTATATCCTTTTATTGCAAATGCTCTCATTATAAAACACCTCATTATTAAATTTCGATAATCAAAATTGTTTATCTAATTTCTCTTTATTCGTTAATTGTAGCTTTGGAATAAAGTTTGATCAAAATGGATGGGGTTGGTTTTGAGATAGATTTAGTTTTTATAAAAAAGATTGATCAAAAGTTTCCATAAGCCTTGCTACAACAATATTTTTTTAGAATTACCTTACTAAAACGGTGCAACTTTTTTGCAACCGGTATAACTTTATTGTAAACGGTACATCTTTTTTGTAACCGATACAACTTTATTTGTAATTAACACTTTAAAAGACCTGTTTCGGTACTACTTTTGTTTATGCCTGGTTCGCATCGTCGACTAGTTGGGTGTATTCTATTTTCATGTATTTATATAACGGCAATGATTCCAAAGCCGTTTTTAATTCGTCATCGCTGTCAGCAATACAAAGAGACCAATGCTCATCTCTAGTGTGGGAAAGGTAAAAAGTGTTGATCAAACCCTGTTCCACTAATTCAGCAAATCGTGTTTGTTCCGCAGGTAACAATTCAGCAATTTCTTCCTCAGTTGCTGATGGATCAATTTTAATATGACCGAGAAAACGCAGTTTAATCCCTCCTAAACATAATTAATCGAAAATTTTATTGAAACAATTGTGGGTACAGGGAAGGGACTCCCCCTGCAAGGCCTTGTTGTAGATTCCGGCTTGTATCATCAGCAATAATTTCGTAGAGGCCAGTTTCGATTCCATCAATCGCGATCTTGGCGATTTCCTTTGGACTAGCCTTAGGTGCTTCGATACCAGCTGTCAAATCCGTGTCCATGAACGCTACATGCAATCCGGCAACCTTAATGTTTTTAGGGGCCAACTCCAATCGTAATGCATTTGTTACTCCCCACTGAGCAGATTTTGCTGCTGAATACGCGCCTGAATCACCGGTATTGAACCAAGATAATGCAGATAGAATATTTAGGATCGAGCCTCCTCCATTTTTTTCAATAACTGGTGCAAAAGCACGAACCATTGAAATTGTACCGAAAACATTGGTGTTGAATTCAACATGAATATCTTCCAGTTCTCCTGCGAAAAGGGATGCACCTGTTGCGGTACCAGCATTGTTAATCAGGAGGGTTGCATCCCCAGCTACCTCAGCCGCTGCCATGATGGATTTCGAATCAGTAATATCGAGCTGCAGCGGTATAGCACCTGGTAGGTCGATTGATGCTGGGTTTCTTGCTCCAGCGTATACTTTGGCTCCTCTTGCTAGAAGCTCAAGAGCCAATTGTTTACCTAAACCACGATTTGAACCACTGACAATAGCAACTTGTTTTGAAATATTCATTTTTATTTCTCCCTTATTTTAGAATTATCGTTCTTGAATTTTTGCGCACGCAGTCATTTTTTACATCTGAGTGCTTTACCACACAAGTAAATTACTTACCAGACATCATATCGTTAACTTGATTTACAAGAATGTTCTCGTTCGGACCCGGATTGTTACGATCTAATATATAATTTGAGTTTCACAACTGAAATAACGTTGAAGTAGGAGTGCAAAGAATGAGAGCATTATCAAGAACGCTCATTCTAAAATTAATAAAAAAATGCAATTTGATACTAATTTGTTAAAAAATTAGTATCCTTTCAGCAGTCTTATTGAAGTATTCACCAAGTTATTTAACTTTTCTTTTGAAATCGATGTTCTTGCCATGACTCTTACACCAATTGAAAGAGCGTTCAGATATTCAGCCATTTCTTTTGCATCTAAATCACTAGAAAACTCTTCATTTTGCTGTCCCCAAATAATAATCTTCTGAAAAAGTTCCTCAGTCGTGATAAAAGATTCTACAGATTTAGTATCTACGTCTAAATCATGAGCAGCTAATTCTGTCGATGAATTAACTATTAAACAGCCCGAAGGCTTTCCTTCCTCATCGACAATCATAAAATGGAGAATAATCTCAATAGCTTCCCTTGCAGTATTTGTAATAATTTTTTTTGAAAGGGCTGTTTCAACTTTGTTACAATAACGATCCATAGCCTGTATAAAAAGTGAACGTTTATCACCAAATGTATCATATATACTTCTACGGTGAATGCCCATCTTCTCAACAAGGTCACTCATTGATGTCTTCTCATAGCCTAGTTCCCAGAAAAGATTCATTGCTTTATCTAGTACTTCGCTCACTTCAAACTCTTTACTTCTAGCCATCTAGTTTACCTCCTAACTTCAATTTAACATAACTAGAACGTTCAGTAAAGTATTACTAAAAAAAGGAAAATGTTTAAAATTAGTTTCAATCGATAGTTTGGGCTTATTTCGTTAAAAGTATGTTCAACTTAGTTTAAGATAAGTAGGAATAGGCTACTTTAATTGGTTTTAGTGAGATTTAAAGACAAGGGAATGATTTAGACAATCTAATTGATTCTCTTCTTTTAATAGTAGACGAACAGTAAGAATAATCATTAAAAAGGTGGTAATAATTTTGAATGGAAACGTAGTATTGATGGAGAAGTTTAACAATCCAGAATTAGATAAGGATTTAAAATGGTTCTCTCCACCTGATAAGTGGGAAGTCAATT
This window contains:
- a CDS encoding flavin monoamine oxidase family protein, whose amino-acid sequence is MISIIRNGLKKSQVPKHITIVGAGLAGLVAASLLQEAGHNVTILEANNRVGGRAYTIRSPFSNGLYFNLGPMRIPDVHFLTLEYIKKFGLTLNLFINRTPMDILYLNGIKTRLNIFERSPGILNYPVAPNERGKSAEKLVKLATQPILDFIKQDPTRNWHLVEKEFKNYSLGTFLNSYHYQYGTTFSDGAVDMIGVLLDLEAYMGMSFIEVLREEASFRANRFYEITGGMDLLPKAFLPQIKDVIMFNQRMTKIVQHNNRVTIHSTHQHTLEDSTITGDLAIITIPFSVLRFVKVVPYHSFSYYKRRAIRELNYMSATKIGIEFKSRFWERHHQYGGKSITDLPIRFTYYPSQGIGTKGPAVVLASYTWADEALTWNGLSNENRIQYALKNLAEIYGDQVYSEFVSGTSFSWVDNEYSSGAFTAFEPGQETDLHPYIPIPEGRVHFAGEHTSLTHAWMQGAIESGIRVAYEVNDLPK
- a CDS encoding IS110 family transposase, whose product is MNPVVGLDVAKGESQVQAFLDQSKPYGKSFSMKHIKEELDHFLEFLKEIEEVTGQMPMVILESTGHYHSPVIQYLEDQGILYILLNPIISYQAKKSSLRKVKTDAIDAYQLCVLYYKEDLEPHKIRGIQLLDLRNFSRQQEIVTNMYVEAKLQFHTILDQVFPEYRKVFGDLYSKVSLLMLKEYPTSEAVLTAGESRLAESVIEFCSSRSGEWAREKAKKIMDSASRNPFQKSVYESHVINLRMYIELLFQYQGHLSDLEDRIVALANELEEYKIIQSIPGIGEKIAATIISEIGEIDRFNYPKKLVAFAGVDPSVHSSGKFTATINRMTKRGSSRLRHSLYLAVLCGIRSSRNKKLKAFFDKKKSEGKPAKVAIVACMNKLLHWVYALLKRKEAFLDLS
- a CDS encoding DUF402 domain-containing protein, translated to MLKRKYGNRSEWKRVLDRKYAQAFLDTKEFKGYITLLHTIKVAKPLSVWYEDKNICIVDNGYMWLQQFPVKKKHSVTTMFDNNGNIVQWYIDVCLGNGVDNDIPYLDDLYLDIILLPSGEVIQKDADELEEAFLNGIIDKSLYDSAWDEVNILTKLINNRSFELLDLSHFHKEFLVNELK
- a CDS encoding GNAT family N-acetyltransferase produces the protein MNKFDSVSETERLVIRPLKENDFKNWLSEFKNRLPSQHRYDQGKIDMSECSEEWFTNLVGKHQELAVDDIAYVFGVFRKEDGTHLGTIDFSTLERSDFQWGRIGYNIHNQYWRNGYCKEAVKEALNIAFKDLNFHRIEAHINVDNTPSYKLAENVGMEFECIRKGFIFEFGEWTDNLVYYINSK
- a CDS encoding NADP-dependent oxidoreductase, producing the protein MRAFAIKGYNESPTFIERPIPQVGNSEVLVEVHAASINPLDTKVRKGELKLLLKYNMPLTLGNDFSGIITKVGKDVNKFKVGDEVYGRPRAENMGTFTEYFSVHEEDIALKPKNLTFEEAASIPLVGLTSYQALHDILSIKKGQKILIHAGSGGVGTFAIQLAKEMGAYVATTSSEGIELTKSLGADKIINYKSVNFEDVIKDYDAVIDSVGGETLEKSFLTVKKGGKIVSIAGTPNGRFAKEMGLGLIKKTILSLVSSKITKLEKKHDIEYTFLFMQHSGKQLKILSELLETEKIKPIIDRVFAFDKANEALVYSENGKAKGKIILKLK
- a CDS encoding muconolactone Delta-isomerase family protein; this encodes MKLRFLGHIKIDPSATEEEIAELLPAEQTRFAELVEQGLINTFYLSHTRDEHWSLCIADSDDELKTALESLPLYKYMKIEYTQLVDDANQA
- a CDS encoding SDR family oxidoreductase — protein: MNISKQVAIVSGSNRGLGKQLALELLARGAKVYAGARNPASIDLPGAIPLQLDITDSKSIMAAAEVAGDATLLINNAGTATGASLFAGELEDIHVEFNTNVFGTISMVRAFAPVIEKNGGGSILNILSALSWFNTGDSGAYSAAKSAQWGVTNALRLELAPKNIKVAGLHVAFMDTDLTAGIEAPKASPKEIAKIAIDGIETGLYEIIADDTSRNLQQGLAGGVPSLYPQLFQ
- a CDS encoding TetR/AcrR family transcriptional regulator, producing the protein MARSKEFEVSEVLDKAMNLFWELGYEKTSMSDLVEKMGIHRRSIYDTFGDKRSLFIQAMDRYCNKVETALSKKIITNTAREAIEIILHFMIVDEEGKPSGCLIVNSSTELAAHDLDVDTKSVESFITTEELFQKIIIWGQQNEEFSSDLDAKEMAEYLNALSIGVRVMARTSISKEKLNNLVNTSIRLLKGY